The DNA window GTTGCTATTGAAGGCGTGGGCACCGTGCGTGAAGCAGATGGATTGGCGATTTCTTCGCGCAATGCCTATTTGTCTGATGATGAACGGACCATCGCACCGGTTCTTTTCCAGACCATCACAGACGTTGCTGCAAAAATCTCAGACGGCCAGGATGCGGGGGATGTTTTGGCCGAAGGGACTTCCAAATTGCGCGCATGCGGGTTTGGCAAAATTGATTATCTCGCCTGTATGGATGCCACCAGTTTGCGCCCGCAAATATCATCATCCCGGCCTGCACGGGTGTTTGTCGCAGCACGGCTTGGGGCTGCGCGATTGATTGATAATGTTGCGGTGCCGGGTTGGCCTAAATAAGCTCAGGCAAGCTCGAACGGGACCTGGGTTGGGCCGTGCCCTTGGCTCATGATTTTTTTCTCGACATCAAACCGGCCTTGGGTGACACGACCCACCAACCGTTCAGACCGGACAATAACCGCAACAGACCGTTGGGGCCCGCCCTGTTCTGCATGAATGGCAAAGGGTGCCACCAGATCGACGGTGCCAGGCGTGCCTTCGGTGACGCTTTCCATGCGCAGATCGGCGTATCCTTCTTTTGTGCCATCATCCAGACGTTCATAGCGTTCCAGCTTTTCAACCCCTTCCAGAACGCCATAAGCTGTCCATGCGTGGGCATGATCGTGGACGCTGCCGGTCCGTCCCGGGGTGCGGACAACGGCATTGATGGCAAATCCGTGATCAGAATCTTCATATAAAAGCAGGTTTTTGTGACCCTCAGTGCTTGGCCAGTCTTTTGAATGGATGCGCAAACTTTTGTCATCGACCAGTCCTTCTAAAAGGACACGGGTTTGTTCCATGGCGCTTTTGGTGTCGTCAGCCCTATCCCATGCGGCACGAAGGTCATCGATGAATTTCTGGAATATGGGCATGCGCTGGCTGGCCATGGTGGTTCTCCCTAGTACGGATTACTGGTGATCTTTATTCAGCTGCCGCACGGCCAGTGAGGCCATCCAGCGCAGATGTGATTTCTTCGACATGGACGACATCTGCATATTTATGGTGCAGGTCAAACAAGGCAACCTTGTGGCTGAGCACAGAGCGATCAAAGCAGCATTCTTCGGCGACGGCCACGGGGAACCCATAAGAAAATGCATCAATAACCGATGCCCGCAAACAGCCCGATGTGCTTTCGCCACACAGGATTAGGCTTTCGATGCCGCGTTGTTTCAGGTGTGCGAACAGGGGGGTGCCAAAGAACCCCGATGCCCGTTCTTTGCGGATCATCAGGTCTTCTGGCTGGGGTGCAAACTCTTCCTTGATTTCATAGCCATCGCCCACTTTTTCGCCGCTGCGTTGGCGGTTGGTGGCAGAAACCGCGCTGGGATTGCCGGTGGTGTAAATGATGGGAATGCCTGCACGTCTGGCTGCTTCGAATAATTTTACTGTCGGTGCAATGGCATTCCATGCCTGATCGCCACAGGCCCCGCGATGTTTGCGGTTGATTTCGACCACAGGACCGGAACCCCCGGCATAGACCTTTTTGTAAAGATCAATGGCAAGAAGCGCGGGCTTTGGGCCAAGGCCCTTTACGTCGCGTGGGAAAAAACTTGAATAAATTTCACGTTCTTCGCTGGGGATGATGTCATCCCAACAGTGATCCGTGCGAAAAGTGCCCATGAAAATTTCCTCTGTTTAAAACGGCTTTTGGCAAAATGCTTATGTATCCCCATTAAACGCCCCAGCGCCGGGTTCTGTCAAAGGGGACCCATAAAAAAGGGGCAGCCCATAAGCTGCCCCTTTAATGCATTGGCTTCAAACCGGGCTTAACGCACGTAGATGTGCACTTCGTTGGTTTGGGCCTGATTGGATGTACCGGCCGAAAGGGTGACGCGGCTTGCGGGCAATCCCATTGATGTCAGGGAGCGTAGCACCCGTTCTGCGGCGCGGCGCGCTGCATTGGAGGATTGGGCCACCTTGGCAGCACTGCCCCGGATTGGCGTCACAGCAACCAGATCAAAGCCGGCCTGGGGCCTGCGTTCAAGGGTGCGGGAAATGGCTGAATAGAGGGCTTGTTCGTATTCAACCTTGGCCTGATCAAAGCGGATCACCACCAAGGGGCGGCGTTGGCCACCGACCGATGCCATGGCACGAGAGCCGGAATTTGGCCGCGCCTGGAAGGGGGCTGCATTAAACGCACGATTGGCGAGGCTGGAACCCAGAAGTTCGCCGTTCTTTACCGCCACCGACAGGGTGGTGAGGTTTTTGCGTTCATTGCCGACATAGGCAGATTGACGATTGATGTCTTCGCTCAGTTCATTCAGCAGACGATCGATTAAAACCACAGTGCGGTTCACTTCGTCTTCCAGAATGGAAAGCTGGCGGTGATCGCCGTCCACTGCACCGGAAAGTCCGTAGGTGGCGCGGGTGGTTTCAAGCAGATAGCTGGCGGTTGCTGAATCGCTGGCGACATTATTAGCTAGCGAATTCATAGCGGCGATATCGCGGCTAACACCATCAAGCTGGCTCTGGGCGACATTCCACTGGTTTATCAGAACCGGATTACCGGGGGTGGTGCCAACCTGAAGACGGGAATTGATGGCGGCCACAGTGCCGTGATAGCGCTGGGCATGGGCAATGGTTTGAACCCGTGTGCGCTGCAGGCGAGAATTATGACGATTGATGGCGGATTGAAGTTGCCCCAATTCGCTGCGCATTTGTGCGACCTTGGCACCAACGGCTGTGCCGGTGGGGCTGCCAGGGGTGACGCTAGGTGGCGTAAAGGTTGATGTGCCAAGCCGTGGCGGGTTTGCCGCCTGGGGCACCGGACGAGGGACCACCTTTGGCGCAATAGGCCTTGCTTTTGCTACCTTGCTGGGCGGCGGTGTCACTGGATCATCCCCCCAAAGTGAAGGAAACAACGAATCGGACACGTATGAACAGCCGCCTAAAAGCAGACCAGCCATAATTAAAGCCGCATGATTTTTCAATCGGGCCATCGGAAAACCACCCCTATTTTCTGTAAGCAGCACGTTAGTACCCCCAGGTGTCAATTTGCTGTTCTATGGGAGTTCATAATTTTACACAACCCATTAATTTGCAACAATTATATCTAACAGAACGAAGCTTCACAAGGAACAAGGTCCGATCAAGGCGTTATGGGGGTGTTTGAACGTGCTATTCGGGGAATTATTTAATCCAATTGATGACTTAAATGCGTCCCAATAAAAAATCCCCTGTCATTTGCTTGCCAAGGCTTGCGCTTTTGAGTAGCTTGCGGGCCTTCAAAAGCGGATGCGCCCGTAGCTCAACTGGATAGAGCACTTGACTACGAATCAAGAGGCTAGGGGTTCGAATCCCTTCGGGCGCACCATTTTTTCCCTTTATTCAACCACTTCGTACCGCCAGACCACCGCCCGGCCCCCTTGCAGGGCGCGGGATTCGGACTGGATTGACTTGTGATCTTCGCTGTCGCGATAGCGGTCGATGTCAACCTGGCTGTCCCATTCAGAATAAGAAATGAACAGGCCGGGCCGATCGAGCGATCGTAAAAGTTTTTCAGCCGTGCATCCCTTTTGCTTGCGCATCAGGGTCGAACAATCTTCTTTCCATACCCGTTCGGCATCCGCTTCCTGGCCTTCGGGTACATTAATCAGAATAACGCGTGAAATGGTCATCGATGTTGCCTCCGGACATTGCTGCGATGGATAGCTTACGACCGATTTGTGGCAGGCGGGGGAGAAATTAATGAATTGGGCTTAATTCCAGAAAATTAATGACTGCTGAAATTCATGGCAATGGCGACCAGAATGCCGGTGCCAAGGGTAATAAGGCTATATTTTTTAGGCTCGGTTTCCGTGCGCGGCAGCAAATGGGTGGCCCCCACATAGATCAAGGCCCCCGCTGCCACAGAAAGCAGAATGCCAAGGGTCGGGCGGTCAATCTGGCTGACGATAGGATAAGACAAAACCATGCCAAGCGGCGTGGTCAGGGCGGCGGCGATAAATGCCAGAAAGGCTGCCTTTGACCGTGAAAACCCACCGCGTACCAGCATCAGAAACATAACCACCCCTTCGGGGAATTCATGGAGGATCAGCCCAAGGGCTGTCAGAAACCCGGTATAGGTGCTGACGGCAAAGGTGACTGAGTAGGTGATGCCATCAATAAAGGAGTGAATGCCGATCCCCACCATGGGCACAAGGCCAATGGCATAATGTTGGGTGTGGGGCTTGTCGCACAGATGGGCCGTGACGAACCGGCTAAAGAAATGCATGAACAAATAGCCGCCCAGAATATAGATCGGTGCGTTTTCGCTCATCCCCAATGCGGTGGGAATAAGGTGCAGGAAGGAAATAGAAATCAGAACCCCAGCGGCGAAGCATGCAAAATACGTCGTATTTTCACGGCCCCATGTATCGAACCGACGGATCACATAGATGCCCACAGTGGTAATCAGCGCTGCAAAGGCACTGGTTAGAAAAGGCGTCCAAAATGGGCTTGTTGCGAAAGAAGCAATCATGCGATCTCCAGAGGTTAGGCAGACAGATAAAGAAAGACCGCGCCCTGGTCAAGGGGCGCGGTCAATTTCACCTGTCTTTTAAACCCCAGCGTTTGCTGGTTATTTTTTGCAGTCCAGAGAACGGGCTTCTTTACCATTGCCTGGATAGGCGATCTTGCACACCATGCCGATCTTGATTTTACCGCGTGATGATAATTCACCATTCAGCATGACGTCGGTGCGGGAACCCGAAATTTTAACCTTGTGTTCCTTGCCCTTGACCATGAAATACATGCGCCGGCCACCGCGTTTTTTCTTGGTGATCTTGGCGGTAACGGCGGTCATTTTTTTGGACAGGCTGGATGCAAGGCCATGTTTCTTGCGCAGGGCAATGAAATAGGCCAGTTCCTCATCGGTTGTGGCGGCCAGATCTTTTACGACCGTGTCCATGGTGGCGCCGGGGATCCAGTCAAAATCTGCGCCAAATTCAGCGCGGACGATTTTAAGAAATTTTGGATCCTTCATGACCTTGGCATAGGCGCCGCGATACATTTTCACGAATTTTTCGGGTGTGCCGGGTGGCAGGGCAATCCATTTTTCCACCGTTTGATCCCCAAGCCAGGTTTTGTAAGACCGCTTTGCGGCAGCATCCATTTTGGGCCATAACAGATCGCCCAGAACCGGCACCGTAGAGAAAGATGAACGGGCAATCATTTTGCCTTTGGCGTCGCGATTGCCCAGCTGGACAAGGGCATCCATATTGTCTTTCAAAAGCGGGCCGACGTTAAAAACGGTTTGGTTATGGACCATATCAATCTCGCCGCGTCGTGCTGCCAGCAGAAGGTCCGATGTTCCTGAATACCCCAGAACAAATTTCACATTCCAGTTCAGGAATTCCTTGCCCCAGATTGCAGCATGGCTGCCGGTGCGTTCTCCATCGATGCCACCAAATGCCAGAACCTTTCCTTTGGTCAGGCGTCCATGCAGTTTCTTGTTGATCAAGATGATGGTGCCCAGACGCGCCGTGCCCCCAACAAACCGGTATTTGCCGGGATTATATTTGGCAGCGCGATGGCGAAGCTTGTACGGGCTGACCTGGGTCCGCGAACCGGATAACAGTGTCATGCCATCGGGCTTTACCTTGGCGAAGAAATAGTTGTTGGCTTTGATGCCGCCGCCGCCGGGAAGATTGCGAAAGATCACCTGAGGCTTGCCAGGCAGATGGTGGATCAGATATCCGCCGATGCGCCGGGCATTGGCATCGGTGCCGCCACCGGGGCGTGAATTGATGATGATCTGGACGGTTTCGCCCTTTAAGGACATATCGGCTGCGACTGCAGGCGCCATTTGGGTGCCAAAGCCAAGGGTGACCCCAAGGGCTGCCCCGGATAGCAATATTGAAAATCGTGGATAGGACATAGATATTTCTCCCTGTTAAAAAATACATTTTTATTTTTATGGGTGACAGCGTACGCAAGTTTTACCCCTGAGAGCAAGACTCCCGTTTGCGTATGGGGCTACTTGGTCAGGGGCTTAGTACGGGGTGTAGGACTTTTCTTCGACCAAGGCTGAACCCAGTGCTTCGTTGATTTGGCGCTTTAGGGCTGCGCGTTTGTCGTTGGTGCGATAGACGGCGCGAGCAAGGGAAATGAAGGTATCGCTGAAATCCTTGGCGCGTTCGCAGTCACGGATATCATCTTCGATCACCCAAAGTGCCTCATTGACCGATTTCAGGTCTGCGCGAAGGGTGGTGATGGGTTCGCTGTCTGGAATCTTTGCCGCCGCAATTGCTGCCAGTTCAACCTGTTCGATCTGCACGTTGGCCCGTTTGGCGGCGTCGTCTATGCGGTCCAGTTTGATTTCAAGAATGGTTAGCCGATCAAGCAATTCCCCCGGTGCGATGGGAATGGTGATAGCAGCAGTTGCATCGGCCATGATATTATCGCGCGCAAAGCGCCTCTTTGATGGTTGCAAACACGCCCTGTCAGTCGCCGGGGCTTGTTTGGCGGTGAAGGGTCATGGTGGGATACCAGACACAGGCTGATCCCTCAAGCCCCCAACGCCAATCTGGCACATGGGCCAATGCCACATGGACCGGTTTCCCCATCGCACCTGCCAGGTGGGCAAGGGCGGTATCGGATGTCACAACACAATCAAGACCACCCATGATGGCTGCCGTTTCCATAAAGGCACCACCTTCAGCATCAATGTTGGTGCCAAGATCAACAAAGGGCAGCGCTGATGGCCAATCTTTTATTTGTTCTGTGCCTTCGCCTTTTTGTAGCCCAATCAGGGTAACGCCGGGCATTTTTGCCAGGGATTCAAAATGATGCAGGGGAATGGAGCGTTCCCGATCCAAACGGTAGTCCTGATTGCCCTGCCAGGCGATGCCGACCTTCAGCCCGTCTATGTGTGCAAGTGGATTATGATCCGGCTTTGCCGATAGATAGGTATCCTGTGCCAAACTGGCGCCATCGAGTTTCAGGATGTGGGGGATGCTCATCATTGGGACAAAGGCATCGAATGGGGGTGGGGGATCGTTCAGATCACAGGTTTCGTCCACCCCGGCCATGGCACCGATAATGGGCAGCATGGGTTTTGGCCCCTGATAAATCACGTGCCCGCCAAGGGCCTTGGCATAGGCTGCAAAGCGCATGAATTGCAGGGCATCGCCAAAGCCCTGTTCATGGAGGATTAAAAGCCGCGCGCCTTCAAGGGAGGTGCCGTTCCAAATCGGCTGATCGGGTTCTGCCAAACCATAGCTGGGCATTTTCCGGCGCCATTCATATTCGGCCCAGCCTGTGGCCCAATTTTCGCCCATCAATTGTGCCAATCCAAGATTCCAGTGGGCTTCTGCGTCGGTAGGGGAAAGCCTGGTGGCAGTTTCCAGATGGGTGATGGCCCCTGCCAGATTGCCC is part of the Rhodospirillales bacterium genome and encodes:
- a CDS encoding antibiotic biosynthesis monooxygenase, whose amino-acid sequence is MTISRVILINVPEGQEADAERVWKEDCSTLMRKQKGCTAEKLLRSLDRPGLFISYSEWDSQVDIDRYRDSEDHKSIQSESRALQGGRAVVWRYEVVE
- a CDS encoding ZIP family metal transporter, with protein sequence MIASFATSPFWTPFLTSAFAALITTVGIYVIRRFDTWGRENTTYFACFAAGVLISISFLHLIPTALGMSENAPIYILGGYLFMHFFSRFVTAHLCDKPHTQHYAIGLVPMVGIGIHSFIDGITYSVTFAVSTYTGFLTALGLILHEFPEGVVMFLMLVRGGFSRSKAAFLAFIAAALTTPLGMVLSYPIVSQIDRPTLGILLSVAAGALIYVGATHLLPRTETEPKKYSLITLGTGILVAIAMNFSSH
- a CDS encoding isochorismatase family protein, with amino-acid sequence MGTFRTDHCWDDIIPSEEREIYSSFFPRDVKGLGPKPALLAIDLYKKVYAGGSGPVVEINRKHRGACGDQAWNAIAPTVKLFEAARRAGIPIIYTTGNPSAVSATNRQRSGEKVGDGYEIKEEFAPQPEDLMIRKERASGFFGTPLFAHLKQRGIESLILCGESTSGCLRASVIDAFSYGFPVAVAEECCFDRSVLSHKVALFDLHHKYADVVHVEEITSALDGLTGRAAAE
- a CDS encoding glycosyltransferase family protein, giving the protein MTVRQEITIAKRPDPLEAGLFHHRAGNIAKAEAAYRRVLSRDPKNHGALHLLALATLDKGRGQRALQLVEKALKLAPDGADYLHSAGHILAGLGQLEEAVARYKAALAQDPKRPLTLSNLGNVLKRLGHYDDAADHLSRAVILDPEFAAGWSNLGLVHRERGDFDGAFAAFLKAIAITPNEPGFHYNLANARMADNDTAGAITCYNHALSLNPTHLSAHMNLGAALRQTGNLAGAITHLETATRLSPTDAEAHWNLGLAQLMGENWATGWAEYEWRRKMPSYGLAEPDQPIWNGTSLEGARLLILHEQGFGDALQFMRFAAYAKALGGHVIYQGPKPMLPIIGAMAGVDETCDLNDPPPPFDAFVPMMSIPHILKLDGASLAQDTYLSAKPDHNPLAHIDGLKVGIAWQGNQDYRLDRERSIPLHHFESLAKMPGVTLIGLQKGEGTEQIKDWPSALPFVDLGTNIDAEGGAFMETAAIMGGLDCVVTSDTALAHLAGAMGKPVHVALAHVPDWRWGLEGSACVWYPTMTLHRQTSPGD